A region from the Nymphalis io chromosome 9, ilAglIoxx1.1, whole genome shotgun sequence genome encodes:
- the LOC126770900 gene encoding dynein intermediate chain 3, ciliary-like has translation MEPVLNYTYVKTRKDFGQQARFCEVPALMLDSIDPNKLEQKLYCLRNPANNKSQTVTKFSEHYVNTPKIIFRDQGVNHIEGGWPKDIHFCDEEATSRYRRRFERDDSYVNAIFNSYDGLKYLIEQNNTIEMYNIYFKEFNSEKPVEKYFMRKAVVFDDPDKRPVASIGWTYEDDSKIVVAYCNKKYHVKEPVNKNTTCLIWAVDNPAEALTDIIPPSFCWRIACSPSNSSEIIGGLQDGRVCIFDIRAKKEPTAISPIHLAHRDPVSALLYINSRLNNEFFSGSSDGQCKWWDVRNLSRPTDTLVLSIQIPSSPDDGLMKTEGISAMQFDRAFTTKFLCGTDTGYVINVNRKGRNHGEVMSAIFSAHKGSVKSVERNPFISKIFMTCGDWTSNIWSDDIHSSPIIFGTSHPMQVSGVAWCPQRVSSYVSICHDGKIRYWDLLRKYYEPIAVLPISKYPLLNVRPNEEGNLVAVGDTKGSLCLISLSDNMVYSGERDRSLMVQHFDREARKEHILETRVKEIRLKLRLETQLVGASILQKVDEETVIHNAEDEYRKSVEKEFQQYETVPTTRRKNH, from the coding sequence ATGGAACCTGTATTGAATTACACTTATGTAAAAACTAGAAAGGATTTTGGACAACAAGCCAGGTTTTGTGAAGTTCCAGCATTAATGTTAGATTCGATTGATCCAAATAAACTTGAACAAAAACTATATTGTCTACGAAATCCAGCTAATAATAAAAGTCAGACAGTTACAAAATTTTCTGAACACTATGTCAATAcaccaaaaattatatttcgtgATCAAGGAGTTAACCATATTGAAGGTGGTTGGCCGAAGGACATACATTTTTGTGATGAAGAAGCCACTTCTAGATACCGCAGGCGTTTTGAACGTGATGATTCTTATGTAAATgcaatttttaattcttatgatggattaaaatatctcattgaacaaaataatacaatagaaatgtataatatttattttaaggaatttaatTCCGAAAAACCGGTAGAGAAATATTTCATGCGTAAGGCTGTTGTTTTTGATGATCCCGACAAACGACCAGTTGCATCTATTGGTTGGACTTATGAAGATGATTCTAAAATTGTGGTtgcatattgtaataaaaaatatcatgttaaagaaccagtaaataaaaatacaacatgTTTAATTTGGGCTGTAGATAATCCTGCAGAAGCTTTAACTGATATTATTCCTCCATCATTTTGCTGGAGAATTGCATGCTCTCCTTCAAACTCAAGTGAAATCATTGGAGGTCTTCAAGATGGTAGAGTTTGTATATTTGATATTCGTGCCAAAAAGGAACCTACTGCCATTAGCCCAATACATTTAGCTCACAGAGACCCTGTCAGTGCtctcttatatattaattctcGATTAAATAACGAATTTTTTAGTGGTTCAAGTGACGGACAGTGCAAGTGGTGGGATGTACGAAATTTATCAAGACCAACAGATACCCTTGTACTGTCTATACAAATTCCTTCAAGCCCGGATGACGGTCTTATGAAAACAGAAGGTATAAGTGCAATGCAATTCGATAGAGCATTTACTACAAAATTTTTATGTGGAACTGATACAGGGTATGTAATAAATGTCAATCGTAAAGGTAGAAATCATGGGGAAGTAATGAGTGCTATTTTCTCAGCTCATAAAGGTTCAGTTAAGTCAGTTGAACGCAATccttttatatcaaaaatatttatgacatgtGGTGACTGGACCTCAAATATTTGGAGTGATGACATACATTCTTCACCAATTATTTTTGGCACATCACATCCAATGCAAGTTTCAGGAGTAGCATGGTGTCCACAAAGAGTTTCAAGTTACGTGTCAATCTGCCATGATGGTAAAATTCGTTACTGGGATCTTTTACGAAAGTATTACGAGCCCATAGCTGTTTTACCTATTTCTAAGTATCCATTATTAAATGTAAGGCCAAACGAAGAAGGAAACCTAGTTGCCGTGGGAGACACAAAAGGATCGTTGTGTCTTATATCTTTATCTGATAATATGGTTTACTCTGGTGAACGAGATAGGAGTCTAATGGTACAACATTTTGATCGCGAAGCTCGAAAAGAGCATATTCTAGAAACTCGAGTTAAGGAAATACGATTAAAGCTGAGATTAGAAACACAATTAGTAGGTGCTTCGATACTTCAGAAAGTTGATGAAGAAACTGTAATACACAATGCTGAAGACGAGTACAGAAAAAGTGTGGAAAAAGAATTTCAACAATATGAAACCGTGCCGACTACTCGTCGAAAAAATCATTAA